From the genome of Solanum lycopersicum chromosome 7, SLM_r2.1:
ttgttaaagaGAAACATACAAAATCACCTGATGTTATCTCACCTCTGGTGGCATAAAGAATACATTCCTAATTGGCTAAATCTCAGTGGCTGGGTAAAAGAATCGTCTTTGGAAATGATGATGTTCCATTATTGGATGCTCCTTGTATGTTAAGGATTGTGGTAACCATGTTGTAAATCTGAACATTCTCAAATGATGAGACTTTTCGGCCCCTAGCAAACTTAGGACCATGGCCAATGAAAATAGACCTCATTGACAAGAATGCATTATCATAACCATGAGATCCACCACATTCGAACCTTTTTGAGCTCTTTTGTTCGACCTTAAATGCTTCATCAATCAATCCAATGATGGGTGGTATTCGATCACTCTCAGAATAATGCAGCCGATCAGGCAGTTCTTCCTTTAGATAGACTTTCAAATTCTGCCCATTCTTAACCTTCCCTGACTTTAATCCCTCATTCATCTTGGTAACGACATCCTTGGCAGAATAACTTCGTGGTGGACGAATGGAAAGCAGTGGACTATATGACTGTATCCAATCCTTTGGAATTTTAATCCACCGAGCCAAATCCTCCAgaaagattaattttttatcgCAAGTGCCAACCATACCATGGTCGCCAAGCATTATAATGTTCACATCCTCAAAAACCCCTCTTTCTTCTAAACCTTGGATCAACTTTCCAATCATCCCATCAACTCTAGCAATGGCCTCAGTGATCTGAGGATCATCTGGCCCAACCTTGTGACCCTGATGATCAGGGTCTCCAAAATAGAGTGTCATAAATGACGGAATCTCATCATTAGGCAGATCAAAGTAGTTCAAAACAGTATCAACACGTTCTTCAAATGGGACAGAACCATTATAGATCTTACAGAAATATTCCGGACAAGTCCAACCTCCTTTATTCACCTCAGATCCAGGCCAGAAATAAGTAGCAGCCTTAAGACCATGATTTACGACAGTCTCCCAAAGTGGCTCACCGAGCCACCACTTAGGATCATAACTGGCCATAGTGAAAGGCTCTCTAATATTTGGATCAAGGAAATAGTTGTTTATAATACCATGATAAGCAGGATACAAACCAGTCACA
Proteins encoded in this window:
- the LOC101247343 gene encoding uncharacterized protein, producing the protein MMNSDSISFKPMAVPTREDDEEPPISSTSLLSFDTDDCSTSIPPKPPFSSLILTPLILVTCVSLSTAIIFAYLFFSHSSVSSISHVSRPLQKLKHPVVLLISSDGFRFGYQYKTDTPNIRRLITNGTEAELGLIPVFPTLTFPNHYAIVTGLYPAYHGIINNYFLDPNIREPFTMASYDPKWWLGEPLWETVVNHGLKAATYFWPGSEVNKGGWTCPEYFCKIYNGSVPFEERVDTVLNYFDLPNDEIPSFMTLYFGDPDHQGHKVGPDDPQITEAIARVDGMIGKLIQGLEERGVFEDVNIIMLGDHGMVGTCDKKLIFLEDLARWIKIPKDWIQSYSPLLSIRPPRSYSAKDVVTKMNEGLKSGKVKNGQNLKVYLKEELPDRLHYSESDRIPPIIGLIDEAFKVEQKSSKRFECGGSHGYDNAFLSMRSIFIGHGPKFARGRKVSSFENVQIYNMVTTILNIQGASNNGTSSFPKTILLPSH